The Papaver somniferum cultivar HN1 chromosome 6, ASM357369v1, whole genome shotgun sequence genome segment ATGAGGCATGACCTACTCGCCTACTCGGGAATATTTCAAGCATTTCCAGATATAATTGGCACATCTTTATTAGGTGCGCaagcttttctttttccttctttgacGAAATTCCATTATTCTTCAGGCAGAAAACAAATACAACCAGCTTTTTGAAGGTCCCCCCTTGAGAATTTTGTAATGTACTTGAGAGGACTACTTCATTTTTGATCGTCTTTGCTTTTCTCCTGCTTCTttggttgttttcatttttttgaaaaaggCAACATAATATTCCAAAGGGGCACATACTTTAGTTTAATTCTGATTAGAATTTATTTGCTTTTTTTTTGTGGAATATATAACTAATCAGATTCAATCACTGAGATTTGGATATATTTGTGATGATTCAAAAATTAGGCCATTTGTGCGGGTAGGAATGGTATTCTGTATTTGGAGAATttgaattaattaattttttttgacaGTATGTTACATCGGTGTAGTTGGTTAACTGGGGGCATGGGTTGATGAATAGCATTTGTCAAGTTTCATTTTTAGTGCCAGACAGTGCTTAGCTAGGACTGACATCGATATTAAAAAGCTTCTTGGAACAAGGAATTTACTGTACCCGTGAAGTTCAAGCATTCTCACTGATCCGTGAGGCCGAGAAAGATCATGCATAGATTGTACTGTAACCCATATGAATATCCTATAGAAAGATTAATCAAATATCATGACtttatcctaaaccctaatcaaACGCAGATCGTGATTTCTTCCCATGCATATCGTGATAATCAATCCTCCCGTGTTTTGGCCGGTGATCTTTATGCCGGTGAAAAAAAAATACTCGGATAAAAACATTCGGGTATGCAAGAATTTGGCAGCATATTGAAACCACGGGTTCAACAAAATCAAGCTTGGGCTAACATCAATATTCAATACCTCGTCCCTGGAACTATAAAAAATGTAAATAGCAAAACAACCTTAAAACAATGGATTCGAGTTGACAAAGTCAGTCAACCAAGAACTCCCAAAATATATTAGATTAACTAAATGAAAGAAGATAAAGATATCAAACTTAACAACAGTTAAGTTTCATAAACATAAACATGAACGGGATTGTACAAACCATGTTCTTTCCGTACCCGGTACCCTAAAATATCGAAAACAATTTACATAATTACACGTGATGATACTGTTCACACAGTGATCATCATATTCTTCGTTTACTCATATATAACACAAATAAAAAACTATTTATACAGAGATTTAGTAATATGATCAAAATGTATTGATCAAATACTACTCTGTATTTTATTCTCTGTTTACAAATATGAAACACACCAAACGTTTAATTCATTATAATACTCGTCATCGTCTATGGAGAAGCCTGGCTGATCACTAGACAAAAGAGACGTCACGGTTGGTCTATATAGCCTGTTCCGGTTGTTCCGTTTAAGGACACTTCTTTCTACCTCCATGGGTAGTCTGAGCAGCATAACATGCACATTCATCATGGTTACCAGAAGTACCTGATGGAACACAGCTGCACCTAGCACAACAGGTTCCACAAGCCCTCTTACAGAGATTTGGCCTTGATGATAGCGAGCACCTCACTTTACATGCTGCTCCACAGTCTGTAAGAAGAATTCAACAAAAAACAACTTAGCTTATATAGAGTAGAAATTGTGATCATCATAATCAGTACCAAGCAAATAATATCTTTCTCTACAAGACTACAACTGTTTGATTGAATATTTATGTAATAACATACCGATCCCTTTGAGTGACCTTCCAGTTGCCTGCAACACCAACACATACACACAAACATAATTAGAATTGTAATCTAATTTTAagatcaaaaataaaagaaagtacaaaaaaaaattgaaaagctAAGAGAAACTAGCTGGTTAGTGATCATAGGAGTACCATCTGATCGGCGGCAAACACCTCGACAAGATTGAGGAGGACGAGAGAGAGAACAAGTGAAGCAAGAAGAGCTTTAGACATTGCCATGGTAGTTAGCTGATGAAAGAAAGGAGATAGAAAAAGCTGgggtttgttttggttttgatgatCAACTCTAAAGTTGATGTTTTTCTTTGTTGTAAGCTTGCTGCAGTGGTGAGGAAAAT includes the following:
- the LOC113288861 gene encoding snakin-2-like, which translates into the protein MAMSKALLASLVLSLVLLNLVEVFAADQMATGRSLKGIDCGAACKVRCSLSSRPNLCKRACGTCCARCSCVPSGTSGNHDECACYAAQTTHGGRKKCP